The following are encoded in a window of Eleutherodactylus coqui strain aEleCoq1 chromosome 12, aEleCoq1.hap1, whole genome shotgun sequence genomic DNA:
- the RHEB gene encoding GTP-binding protein Rheb, which translates to MPQPKSRKIAILGYRSVGKSSLTIQFVEGQFVDAYDPTIENTFTKQISVNGQDYQLQLVDTAGQDEFSIIPQTYSIDINGYILVYSVTSLKSFEVIKVIHEKLLDMVGKVQVPIMLVGNKKDLHMERVISFEEGKALAESWNAAFLESSAKENQTAVDVFKRIILEAEKIDGVGSQGKSSCSVM; encoded by the exons GGAAGTCTTCACTCACCATCCAGTTTGTTGAAGGGCAGTTTGTGGACGCTTACGATCCGACCATAGAAAACA CATTTACTAAACAGATATCAGTGAACGGACAAGATTACCAGCTGCAGCTCGTCGACACTGCTGGACAA GATGAATTTTCCATTATTCCTCAGACCTACTCCATAGACATTAATGGATACATCCTTGTATACTCTGTAACCTCTCTCAAAAG CTTTGAAGTGATTAAAGTTATTCACGAAAAACTGTTGGACATGGTGGGGAAAGTGCA GGTTCCTATAATGTTGGTTGGAAACAAGAAAGACTTGCACATGGAAAG AGTGATCAGCTTTGAAGAGGGTAAAGCCTTAGCAGAGTCATGGAATGCCGCCTTCTTGGAATCTTCCGCTAAAGAGAATCAG ACTGCTGTTGACGTTTTTAAGAGAATAATCTTGGAAGCAGAGAAGATTGACGGTGTAGGTTCACAAGGGAAGTCGTCCTGCTCCGTGATGTAA